The Anolis carolinensis isolate JA03-04 chromosome 2, rAnoCar3.1.pri, whole genome shotgun sequence genome contains the following window.
GCTGAAGATATTTGAATAATGAGGGAGCCCACAGCTTGTGAGAAAGGAAGTGGAAGTGTATGGATGTAACTATTTCAAGGAGTCCTTCATGCAGCTGCGGATCATGTGATGAATCAAAGGATGAAAAGATAATGGTTAGATGCTTTAGATGTCTCTGTTACACAGAATATAAACTTTGagcatttttatataaaaacagGAAACATTATCAACTGTAAAGAAATGTAGCTATATTTTGTAAGTTTAATGCTCAGATAAATACATTAATTTGAACAATATAAACTCATCAAAGGCCATTTTCCTAAAATGTGAATTGATGGATTGAGCTAATGTATTAATGGGCAGAAGAACTTCCCATTTGGAAATAAATGTGATGCATGTATTCATGGTGCACTGATATTCTGGTAACAACTCAACAATAGTACATTACAAAATTCTAAAAGGCTTTCAAAATGGCTTGCTGTCTTACTAACCATTTGTTGTATTTTTGAAATCTGATTTTAAAAACCACCAGTCAAAATCAATTTTAATCTTTCCATTTAAGATGCTGTTTTAAAATCAATAGTGAAATTTCCAGCCATATTTGAAATTGGCCCTTTTAGATTGGTACATCCCTGATGAAGGGCTGTGTTCTGTCTCATTtagggtgaactataagtcctgCAAACCCAGTTTTAAATTCTCCCTTCGTAGGGCCTCTTACTATGAAATATCAGTTGATGATGGTCCATGGGAGAAACAAAAAAGCTCAGGTCTCAATATATGCACTGGAACTGGATCAAAAGCATGGTAAGTttggtatatttttaaagtactAGTTATTTTGCCATATTATTCCAGAATGAGTAAGTGAGATTTTTGTAAAAGATACATTATGGTTATGTTACCTTTCATAAAATCAGCAGAATATTTCATGAAattatataaattaaaattaCTTAGAGCAGATACATTTCCAAAACAGTTTAAACACTTATAGGTTGAGTATTTTTCAGTAACAAGTTATGTTTGAAAAAGCGTGGTATTGTACTGTTATTTCCCTGGATTGTTAGCAGGTTTTTTTGGCCTGTAATATAGTTTAACCATTCTATGTTGAAGGTGTTTGAAGATGAATGTTTTGGAattgttttcagttttaaaacCTGGTTATGATACAATGCAGGTAGCATGCTGTATTGGGGAAATAAACAACTGGAAAACTGCAGGGGAACATTCTATTCAAAGGTATACAAAACCAATTGTGAAATGTTGAGGTTTTAGTCTTTAGTCTCAGTGGACTCTTACTTGTGTTAGAACAAAATCTAGTTCAAGTGATACAGTTCTTCTGTAActatgtcacttttgagttttggtttttttttttttgcgatatGCTTGAATTATCCCCAGTTAACCCTGAATCTCTTCTCATGGAAATATATCTTTATTATGTAAAGAAAATGCTACATAACTGTGTCCCTCTTCCATGTAACTTGATTGAAAACAGTACTGCCTCCCAGGGTAAATAAAGATGGTGCTAAGAATATTTaatgcaacaacaaaacaagagGAATGACACCTAGGAATTTAACTTCAGTATGAACATTGTATTGTAGCACAGAACTTTGGCTGAGGGAGTATAAGGAAAGTATTGCAACTATAGGTGGTCCAAGTAGATAAGCCCTTGTGTTTCTGATTTTTAGGTCTTTTAATATCAACAAAGTAGCAAATCAGGCTGTGGAAGAAATCCTTAAGATTGGTGAGTTGCTGGTAGAACCTTCTTAGCACAAAAACCAAAGTACAAAAACAAGACCACATTCCCAACCCTCCCAAATATGCTACAAAGACCAATTTTCAGTGGATCATTAAAGCAGAGATAAAAAATATGCAAGCTTCCCTGCAACCCCTTTCGGTCCCCTTCACCAAAAGCTAAAGATAGCTGTGTTAAatgatttcccccctcccttggGCTTTAGACTCCTACCTTGTTTGCATTTGTGGGTCTTTTTACTTACCTTTTCACTTTTTCCAGATGCAGATGACACTTTCAGTTTGGAAATAAGACCCATTTGAAGAGGGATAGGTTGGGAAGGCACAGAAGCCTCAAATACAGGGGAACAAACTCCTAGAGGCTTTTGGGGAGAGCAATTAGTCATTTCAGgggcaaaattttaaaaatgacccAAAAAGTTGTGGAAAACTATTGCAGGTTTTCAAAAACAGTGCTGGGGAATGTGTGTGGCCCTAAAAATACCCACCCTGAATTAAAAGAACAGTTTTTAAAGTTACTAAGATACTGTTAAATGAATTTCCTAAATTAGCTGTGTTTACCTATGTAAGATTTATTTCTTGGAGACTTGGCTGGCTGGTATAAATTTTACTCATGGTAATTATTTGAGGAAATGATGAATGCTATAAATACTTGTTGTGTGCTTCCAAGTCATTGTCACTTGTGACAAGCCTAAGTGGAACCTTTcatcaggttttcttggcaagatttgttcagaggggtgttTACGATCTTCTAGGGCTGAGAACGACTTGCACTAGGTCATGCAATGGGTCTCCATGGCCAAGCTAGCATTTGGTCTTAGTCTCAAGAGTCTGTCCACCTTGCTGGCCCACATGCTACATATAATATTTTACAAGTCAAGCCGAAATAAAATCTGTTGAGTTTTGCATTGTAAAATATTACTTTTCCATCCCATGATACTTTTTGACTAACAAATGCAGAGTATAATTGTTTATAACCAAAAATTGTTATCTTTTTGATTCAATAGCCAAAGGTTATGACAGCTTAAATCTTCCATTGAGCAAAGAACTAATCCAAAAAGGTAAGACATGTTTTTGGCAAGTTTGACAAAGTTTGCAGATAGGGTTTGCTCTTGAAAAAGCTGCAAGCCATTTTGGGATGTAGTAATAAATCAGGGGATTTCAGGCAGAATTCTGACATAACCAAATGGGACTCCATGACTTACTATTATATCTGAAGGCAGCCACAGAAATAATGCTCTTCATTTTTTCTACTTCAAGCTTTCACATTTTGCATTTAAGGGTTTTATTTACTAGTGTTCATTGCCCATTGTATGGAGccaccggtggtgcagtgggttaaacctttgtgccagtaggactgctgacttgaaggttgggctgctgaccggaaagttgctggtttgaatccaaggagagcatggatgagcttcctctgtcagctgcaGCTCCCCATTCGGGGACAtaaaagaagcctcccataaggatgataaaacattaaatatccaggcgtccactgggcaatatccttgcaaacggacaattctctcacaccagaagcgacttgcagtttctcaagtcactcctgacacgaaaaaaataatttcccatTGTAATTTAAATTTTTCTTTGTTTGATAAATATTGTTTTCAAAATTTTGAATATAACATTCAAGagttaggaaataacatttatcagGCAAATAGAACTAACATTGATTTTAAAACTCCTCATGAGAGGCATGTGTTTTTTCTGTTATAAATGGGAGTTAGTACGGCAAAAAAAATAACGAGGGTGAAAATTACATGCTGAAAATGCATGTATAATTTTTTCAGAATAGGAGCAAAAATGATGTTAGATAAGGCACAGTAGATTTGAGAATTTTCTGTTAAGTCTCCTGATTTCTAGAACTTGATAATTGTATTATCaagttatattatatttatattatattttgtctTGACCTTCCATACTTTCAGTAACAGATGGATATAATGAATCTCTGCTATATAGTCCAGAGGAACCGAAGATGCTTTTCAGCGTACGAGAACCTATTTCAAATCGTGTTTTTTCAAGTAGTCGGCAACGGGGTTTTGCTTCAAAGTAAGTATCTAATTTAGTAAGTATCTAATTGAATTCACTATTTAATTTGTAATTTAGATAAAATACTGATTATATTTTGTCTTGAATCAAGATTTGTGACTTAAACaaattttgcatttcattttaaaatattacaatttttttttaaaaaaaataatgctgtCCAGTAAAATCTAATAAAAAGGGATAACCCATCTTTGAAATAATAAGAAACAAAATATTGTTGTAGTAACACCCTTCATCTTGATGGTCTTCTAATGTTTTGGACTGTGACTTCCATCATTTGGTCATTAATTATTCTGGCTAGGGCTGATGAGAGTAATGATCCAGTCTGGAgcgcattagatttgatagtTTTACTACCatcattattacattgtattgttgaaggttttcatggccgaaatcactgggttgctgtgagtctttcgggctgtataacTATGTTCCTGACAGtttttttctcctgacatttcacccatatctgtggcaggcatcctcagaggttgcctgccacagatgtgggcaaaacatcaggagagaaagtttctggaacatggttatacagcccgaaagactcacagcaacccattactaCATTTAGGAGGAGCAAGCCATGTTTGAAAATAGAACCTCTATAACTATGTGCTATAGCTTTGTTTCTATATACACTCTGAGCAGCTCAGTCATGCAAATTCCTTCCTTTTGGAAACTGATCTAATTGCATGTGTTCTGTTGGCATGTTTTGTACCTGATATTTCCTTCTTGGAGGAAAGAGATTATTGAGCTCAAAGAAAATTGTGCCCTTTGCAAACCAAAAAAAGGCTTATACCATGCACTTCCAGGAAAGATGGGATCTCTTTCTAAAACATAGGACCAAGATTTGTATTTATATTGGATTGTTGTGCTTTCTCAACAATCAAAGGATAAAAAATGGCAATGAGGTATGTATTGGTGAAGGAACAGGCACTAGGTGTCACCTCTCTGGAAAGAACTGGCATTCTCCATCTTTGCAGTTCCTTTTCTGCAGCGTAGTGTGCTAGAAGTGACAAGGAAGACCACTTCTCTGTTGGGATGGGAAACCAGACATGATAGATCATTCCCCTCCTTTCAAGTGCATGGAAAAAAATACCGAGGAAAGGTCTCACCTCTTAAAGAAGTGCTTTCTAGCCTTAAACAACTCAGGAAGAAATGTCTTTGAGCTGAATGTTGTCTTTCCTGTGAGCAGAGAAGAAATACACCATGCAAAAGTATCTCTAGCCCTCCTTGATGTTGCGCTGTTTTTCCAGTCAGCTGATCATGGAAAGTTTAACTTAACTTTCATAACGTGTTCTTGTAAATGAAATACATTTGCTTATCTTATTAGTTTTCTGCTATTGTTGTCTTTCAATATATTTTCAGAGTTTGCATCCGCTCTCGATGTTGGGATGCCTGTATGGTGGTAGATGGAGGAACTTCATTTGAATTTAATGATGGAGCAATAGCATCAATATTGATCAATACAGAAGATGCACTGCGTACTGTTTTGCTAGAAGAATGAAGAAACTTTTGGAAACACTCAGAACTCAAATCACAAAAAAAGGGATATGCTACACCATTTCAGATGCATACTGACAAGCATTTGGGAAACACATATTGAAATGGGTTTTCATTTCTTTTGGCTGAGAATTTCTTGGTAAACCAGTGTTTGTCCTTTACTTCATAACAAAAGATAGGTTGGAGATTTACATCTCATGCCAACACGCCCCTGACAGTAAAATCTTAAAGTAGTAGGTTGCTTCTAAAACTAAAGCAGGGATTATGGATATTAAAGTCAGTTCTATGGATCTGTCTTAAAACCAAGTGAACAAAACACCTTGATTTTTTGCAACATATTTCCATCAGTTTCCAAAAGCAAATGTCAAAAGGTAATTATTTTAAGGTTAGGTCTGTGTTTAAGTTACTGCCTAAGAATTTGATGTATTCCTTTTGTATACGTGAAGAATTTTGCTTCTCTGTCATAATATTTGAAATTGATATCATCCTAATTTTCTAGTCTAGTTTTCATAGATCATCAGGATTATCTAGTGTCTAAACCCCCTTTGAGTAATGCAGTGCCTGTTTCTTTGGCAACTCAAGGGTATCACCCGTTCTTCATTATCTTCTTACAGTGTgggtttatatatgtatattggaCTAAACTCGCTTCTAAAAAAGATTTTTCAGTAAATTCCCTCTATATTTTTTTCTTAGAAAATTTGTATAGTAAATATTTATGCAAGATGTTGCATACTTAATTATTAGGAATTCCATTTCTTTAATTAGGCCTTAATCCAGAtcagaaggagaaggaatgtcTCCCTACTGTGCTGAAGGCCTGCAATCAGGATACAAACTGGTGCTGTTGATTCACCCCTTCAGAGCATTACAAATGATGCAGTTGAGTATTAGGTCAAATTACACTGCCACATaagtttgaattgtgctcggtagcagactggcagccagtggagctggcatagcaAGAGAGTTGTGTGCAATTACACCCCTCACCCTAAAAGGGAAAAACAAGGCAAGTCTGATTGTAATTGGAGAAAGTGCACAATACTATGGAtcattccatgccaagtggtctAAAATTTCAAAACGTTCCCACCATCATGTTCTctattgtttttttccaaattttagcTGTAGGGCCAGTCAGGTGTTAAACTAAGTTTCCAAAAATGTGAGGTCTCTTAACTGCAATAGTTGCTGATCCCCTTATAGCGTGTGCACGACATTTAACAAAATGCCATTTTGGGGggtctaataaaattgaaactaaatgtatAAGAATTGCTAGTAAATTGAAATacttgaaaaaaattgaaaaaattaattTCATCAGAATTAGCAGAAAAAACTGTACAGGATTTCAGTTTACTAGCCATTTTTATACAGTTAGTTTCAATTTTATAGACctcaaaaatggcattttgttaaATGTCATGAGCACACTGACTATCCTTCAGATAAGCAGGTCTACATCAGCAACTACTGCAGGTAGAGACCTCAAATTTTGGGAAACTTAGTTTAACACCTGACTGGCGCTACAGCTAAAATTTGACAAAATTGGAGACATTATAGTGGGAAGGTTTAGACTACTTTGCATGGAATGACCCATATTCCTTTTAAACATTCACGTGTGACTGACAGTTTGTGTTGTTTTAAAGGTATCTAAAAGAAGCATATCTATACTTTCAAAGAAGGGAAATATTCAAGCATCTTAAATGCACTCATTTGTCAATGAAACCGGTTTAGAATGTCTTTTTTAATGAGCAAAGATGAATAAACACCACATTGATATGGTATCAGAATTCACAATTGGATAGAACAAACCTTAACACTATAACCATGGCAACAATTGTTAATTTAAACtatcatttctttatttaaatcaACTATATTGCTATCTTAGCAAATATGGTACTCACTAAAATATTGGTTGACACTATTTAAGCACAGATACAATGTGAACTGGTGGTGAGTAATGTCAAATGTATTTACTGTTCACATTTAAAATAGGGGGAACTAATCTCTAAGTCAAAACATATTGTTTCCCCTTAATTAACATTAAATAGGCATACATCTTCAACACTAAACAATCCAGGCTTTTGGTAGCCTGGACAATAGTGATGTTGATCTCTAGCCCTTAAACCATACTGTGAAGAACCTGACTCATTTTGTAATACACCCACTAAATTTGTGTGCTGCAAAATGATAATCTGCTGCTAACCATAGGTATTTGCCTGCATAGTGGGTATACATATGTGGGACTAACGTGCTCATAATGTTGAGAGCAAGGAAGAAAAATGCAGAGTATAAATGGGTCCTGTAATCATTATTTCAAAATGATGAAAGCTGTGAAATCAACTGGATGGGATTGAAActtgttttttcagtttaatataaAGTTTAGATTGCTAATTGAGGAGTATGATCATTTGCGCATGTTTGAGAAACTTCCATTAATTCCACAATCCCTTCTCCTACATATACACACTTCATGTGTACACAAGGGTAAAATGCAGTGCCCCAATTGGACTGTATCCACAATGAAAGTGAATCATGCCCTGAAAAAAGGATActcaatgtgtattttacagtGCCAAAACCATGATTTAACATTGTATGTAAAGATTCGTACAACTGCCTACCTTGAGTTAAGAACAAAGAACAAACTTCATAAAGTCACTCGGGGAAAAGTGATGGTTTTAGAGCAAAGCCTTAAACGTCCAAATGAAAAATGTTCTTTGAAGTGATCTGTGAAATACAAATGTGCCCAGGATTTCTTAATCCATGCACTTTTAACCATGATGTTTCTGGGAAGTTCCTTTCCTATGCATTAGGAATTGGGGTCTGGCATGGAGTAAGGAAAGCTTGATAGCAGTTGTAATTTGTGCTGGCTCTTGCTTCAGTAAggtatcagatttgaactggtacTAGCCATATTTGAATTTGGTTCAGttgattttaaaacaaaagcaGAAGAGTGCATTCTAAATTAACTGAATTTCTTAATTTCTCATTTGTTCTCTCCCACCCCAACTTGTTTATTCATAGTGACGGTAGTTTAGTAAAATAGCATTGGAGGGTAAGTTAAATGTTCCTCAGTCGGGTTGCATTTAGTGTATTTAAAATCAAGGCTTCAAAACAAAAAGTTGTTCACTTGTAAATTTCTTAGTCTATTATTGATTTTGACctgatttaaaattatttgttgaaAAAAGACAATCTCTAGAAAAAAATGTAAGCTTTTTGTAAATAATTATCTAAATTGCTTTGTGTTGAAGTCAACAAGGCAATTTATATGATAGACTAGAATATGTGGAATTTGTGCAAATGCCAAAATGTAATAAAACTACCCTTCTCCCAATGTTGTCTAATTCCAGCATgtcatgtatttttaattaatttgattGAAAAATAGCATCGGGATTGGTTTTACTAAGAAATAATGTATGTGGTTGGTAACTAAatgtaataaatgtgaatttgtgTTTTGGAAGTATTGtatgtttttctgttgttttgagGATGGATTCATATGCTAACGACTAGTATTTAGCCAAACAAAATACTTTCTAGAATCTTATACAAATCTTACctttttaaatttatgttttaaATCAAAACACACTTATCCATAAGCTCCTTAAGGTAACCATTGCCTTCATGATTCCTTTAAGTAGCCTAATTGTTAAT
Protein-coding sequences here:
- the nadk2 gene encoding NAD kinase 2, mitochondrial isoform X3; translated protein: MLLAASKVFDQLKPVIGINTDPDRSEGHLCLPVRYTHSFPDALQKLYRGEFRWQWRQRIRLYLEGTGINPAPVDLHEQQLSQEQHSSAHVNGRFQDQKSQISEPHLLPVRALNEVFIGESLSSRVNYKSCKPSFKFSLRRASYYEISVDDGPWEKQKSSGLNICTGTGSKAWSFNINKVANQAVEEILKIAKGYDSLNLPLSKELIQKVTDGYNESLLYSPEEPKMLFSVREPISNRVFSSSRQRGFASKVCIRSRCWDACMVVDGGTSFEFNDGAIASILINTEDALRTVLLEE